One genomic region from Rosa rugosa chromosome 1, drRosRugo1.1, whole genome shotgun sequence encodes:
- the LOC133725670 gene encoding zinc finger A20 and AN1 domain-containing stress-associated protein 6-like encodes MEQESQKRKLDETGIEASNAPILCVNNCGFFGSAKTNDMCSKCYKDFLLTQSVEGTTIVENKVGEGGKNVVIKSHVEQVVEEVRQSQVEEGATSENPEKRPANRCSFCRKRVGLTGFKCRCGDTFCSLHRYSNSHNCMFDYKSAGQDAIAKANPVIKADKIDKI; translated from the coding sequence ATGGAGCAAGAATCACAGAAGAGAAAGCTTGATGAGACTGGCATTGAGGCCTCAAATGCTCCCATTCTTTGTGTGAATAATTGTGGGTTTTTTGGAAGTGCCAAAACTAATGACATGTGCTCCAAATGCTACAAGGACTTTTTACTAACACAATCGGTGGAGGGTACCACGATTGTGGAGAATAAGGTTGGGGAAGGTGGAAAAAATGTGGTGATCAAGTCCCATGTTGAGCAAGTAGTTGAAGAAGTTAGACAGAGTCAAGTTGAAGAAGGGGCGACTTCGGAAAACCCCGAGAAGCGACCTGCAAATAGGTGCAGCTTTTGTAGAAAGCGGGTTGGCCTCACGGGGTTCAAGTGCAGGTGTGGTGATACATTTTGCTCCCTGCATCGGTACTCCAACTCGCATAACTGCATGTTTGATTACAAGAGTGCAGGACAAGATGCCATTGCGAAGGCAAACCCTGTCATCAAGGCTGATAAAATTGATAAGATATGA